In Amycolatopsis coloradensis, one genomic interval encodes:
- a CDS encoding AfsR/SARP family transcriptional regulator, with the protein MEFRILGPVQCRSGARALKLAGSRQERILAALLLGADRVVSVSRLVDVVWDEDPPATATRQIRNLTTALKRALVAEGADDDVLTSEGPGFVLRPRAFDLRTFEEHVSRGEFREALACWHGPALSGVDSMALRGEAEELDERRLSVVERCLDEEISAGEDTVAELTALVAEHPLREPFAGLLMRALHQQGRQADALNVYRQARTRLVEELGIEPGPKLRELYERILRDEPEYGKTRCFLPYDVPDFTGREAEIGRLLDTVRLGRPVAVDGMAGVGKTSLAVHVAHRLAADFPDGQLFVDLHGHSPAREPLSPEAALEALLGQLDIPASRLPGGVERRAELWRARTAGRSLLVVLDNAASAEQLRPLVPGSATVALVVTSRRRLAAVDGAASISLEVLPDEQASALFAAASGRPGSGVAALCGNLPLAIRIAAARLQHRPQWTVEHLAERLGSEHDRLAELKVAGRDVAAAFALSYRELDAAQQRMFRLLGGNPGTDIGVPAAAALAGTGEHEAERLLEDLLDAHLLRQPALGRYAFHDLIAEHARTVARDEESGPAMTRLLDHYRDGGGPGWYREERANLVAVTRHALDTGLDEYAWRIAEDTTEHLRECGYLDELLAVARTGVAAARRIGDAHALQLSLASLTLAFWENGRLTEGMDCAMERLDVVRRSGDRAAEAIALSRAGALHSMLGHYAEAIRFYRGGLAVADGDTDAAATLWTNLSNTQEVLGDLAGALESARRSVALREDDRGTILSSAQLGLVLARLGHFDEAFATIERSIGSSRELGYLFGEAWSRIDLADALLLAHRPGDAREQAGRACAILTRLNHPLLLAMAANSLGTACLAAGETTTGLRQHRLALETARRVGYRLQEARALAGLGQTRAARDHYAAMGLSPNR; encoded by the coding sequence ATGGAGTTTCGGATACTGGGCCCGGTGCAGTGCCGCAGCGGCGCGCGGGCGCTGAAGCTGGCGGGCTCACGGCAGGAGCGGATCCTGGCCGCGCTGCTGCTCGGCGCCGATCGCGTAGTCTCGGTCTCCCGGCTGGTGGACGTCGTCTGGGACGAGGATCCGCCCGCCACGGCCACCCGGCAGATCCGCAATCTCACCACCGCGCTGAAACGCGCACTCGTCGCCGAGGGCGCCGACGACGACGTCCTGACCTCCGAAGGCCCCGGCTTCGTCCTGCGCCCGCGCGCCTTCGATCTGCGCACGTTCGAGGAGCACGTCTCGCGCGGCGAGTTCCGTGAAGCACTCGCGTGCTGGCACGGCCCGGCTCTGTCCGGTGTGGACAGTATGGCACTGCGCGGCGAGGCCGAAGAACTCGACGAGCGTCGTCTGTCCGTTGTGGAGCGTTGCCTCGACGAAGAGATCTCAGCCGGGGAGGACACCGTCGCTGAACTGACGGCGCTGGTCGCCGAACACCCGCTCCGGGAGCCGTTCGCCGGGCTGCTCATGCGCGCGCTGCACCAGCAAGGCAGGCAGGCCGACGCGCTGAACGTCTACCGGCAGGCGCGGACGCGGCTGGTGGAGGAACTCGGGATCGAACCCGGGCCGAAGCTGCGCGAACTCTACGAGCGGATCCTCCGCGACGAGCCGGAATACGGCAAGACCCGGTGCTTCCTCCCTTACGACGTCCCGGATTTCACCGGCAGGGAAGCCGAGATCGGCCGTCTGCTCGACACCGTCCGGCTCGGCCGCCCGGTGGCCGTCGACGGGATGGCCGGTGTCGGCAAGACCTCGCTCGCCGTCCACGTCGCGCACCGGCTCGCCGCCGATTTCCCCGACGGGCAGCTGTTCGTGGATCTGCACGGGCATTCCCCCGCCCGTGAACCGCTCTCGCCCGAGGCCGCGCTCGAAGCCCTGCTCGGCCAGCTGGACATCCCGGCGAGCAGGCTCCCCGGCGGCGTGGAGCGGCGGGCCGAGCTCTGGCGCGCCCGAACGGCGGGCCGGTCACTGCTCGTGGTGCTCGACAACGCCGCGAGCGCCGAACAGCTGAGACCGTTGGTGCCGGGTTCCGCCACGGTCGCGCTCGTGGTCACCAGCAGGCGCCGGCTGGCCGCGGTCGACGGTGCCGCGTCGATCAGTCTCGAAGTCCTGCCGGACGAACAGGCGAGCGCCCTGTTCGCGGCGGCGTCCGGACGACCCGGCTCGGGCGTGGCCGCGTTGTGCGGGAACCTGCCCCTGGCGATCCGGATCGCGGCGGCCCGGTTGCAGCATCGTCCACAATGGACTGTTGAGCACCTGGCCGAACGGCTGGGCTCCGAACACGACAGGCTGGCCGAGCTGAAGGTCGCCGGACGTGACGTGGCCGCGGCCTTCGCACTGTCCTATCGGGAACTCGACGCCGCGCAGCAGCGCATGTTCCGTTTGCTGGGAGGGAATCCCGGCACCGACATCGGAGTACCCGCGGCGGCCGCGCTGGCCGGTACCGGCGAGCACGAGGCCGAACGGCTGCTGGAGGACCTGCTCGACGCCCACCTGCTCAGGCAGCCCGCACTGGGCCGCTACGCGTTCCACGACCTGATCGCCGAGCACGCCCGCACCGTCGCGCGCGACGAGGAATCGGGTCCGGCGATGACCAGGCTGCTCGATCACTACCGCGACGGCGGCGGCCCCGGCTGGTACCGCGAGGAGCGGGCGAACCTGGTCGCGGTGACGCGCCACGCGCTCGACACCGGTCTCGACGAGTACGCCTGGCGGATCGCCGAGGACACCACGGAACACCTTCGGGAATGCGGGTATCTCGACGAGTTGCTCGCCGTGGCGCGGACCGGGGTCGCCGCCGCCCGCCGGATCGGGGATGCGCACGCGCTCCAGCTGAGCCTGGCGAGCCTCACTCTGGCGTTCTGGGAGAACGGGCGGCTCACCGAGGGGATGGACTGCGCCATGGAGCGGCTGGACGTCGTCCGGAGATCCGGCGATCGCGCGGCCGAAGCGATCGCGCTCTCCCGGGCGGGCGCCCTGCACAGCATGCTCGGCCACTACGCCGAAGCGATCCGGTTCTACCGGGGCGGCCTGGCTGTCGCGGACGGCGACACCGACGCCGCCGCGACGCTGTGGACCAACCTCAGCAACACGCAGGAGGTCCTCGGCGACTTGGCCGGCGCGCTGGAGTCGGCCCGGCGGTCGGTGGCGCTGCGCGAGGACGACCGCGGCACGATCCTGAGTTCGGCCCAGCTCGGCCTCGTCCTCGCCCGGCTCGGCCACTTCGACGAAGCCTTCGCGACCATCGAGCGTTCGATCGGCTCATCGCGGGAACTCGGGTACCTGTTCGGTGAGGCGTGGAGCCGGATCGACCTCGCCGACGCCCTGCTGCTCGCCCATCGTCCGGGCGACGCGCGTGAGCAGGCCGGACGCGCGTGCGCGATCCTCACCCGGCTCAACCATCCGCTGTTGCTGGCCATGGCGGCGAACAGCCTCGGAACCGCCTGCCTCGCGGCCGGCGAGACGACGACGGGCCTGCGGCAGCACCGGCTCGCGCTGGAAACGGCGAGGCGGGTCGGCTACCGGCTGCAGGAAGCCCGCGCCCTGGCCGGGTTGGGACAGACCCGCGCCGCACGAGACCATTACGCGGCGATGGGCCTGTCCCCGAACCGCTGA
- a CDS encoding alpha/beta hydrolase — protein MTTSFETVTSADGTAIAFERTGRGAPVILVGGAFNDRTTVAGLAATLAPHFTVIAYDRRGRGDSGAGAVYSVEREVEDLAALIEHVGGSAAVFGHSSGAVLGLEAAARGVAMTSLAVYEPPYVVDDSRTRPAPDLFDRVRALIADGDRDGAAELFLVEGTATPAEVVKGMRDDAFWAWFTGLAHTLPYDLALCGPGNVLPADRLAKIAVPTLVIDGGESDAWMRAGARAVADTVDGARYATVDGQDHGVLHQPDTLRDLLTGFLR, from the coding sequence ATGACCACCTCGTTCGAGACCGTGACCTCGGCTGACGGCACCGCGATCGCCTTCGAGCGCACGGGACGGGGCGCGCCGGTGATCCTGGTCGGCGGCGCGTTCAACGACCGGACGACCGTCGCCGGCCTGGCCGCGACACTGGCCCCGCACTTCACCGTGATCGCCTACGACCGGCGCGGGCGGGGCGACAGCGGCGCGGGCGCCGTCTATTCGGTGGAGCGCGAGGTCGAGGACCTCGCCGCGCTGATCGAGCACGTCGGCGGTTCGGCGGCGGTGTTCGGGCACTCGTCGGGTGCCGTGCTGGGGCTGGAGGCGGCGGCCAGAGGCGTCGCCATGACAAGCCTCGCCGTGTACGAGCCGCCGTATGTCGTCGACGACAGCCGTACGCGGCCCGCGCCCGACCTCTTCGACCGCGTCCGGGCGTTGATCGCCGACGGCGACCGCGACGGCGCGGCCGAGCTCTTCCTGGTCGAAGGGACGGCCACCCCGGCCGAGGTCGTGAAAGGGATGCGGGACGACGCGTTCTGGGCGTGGTTCACCGGACTCGCCCACACACTGCCCTACGACCTCGCGCTCTGCGGTCCGGGCAACGTGCTGCCCGCGGACAGGCTGGCCAAGATCGCGGTCCCCACGCTCGTCATCGACGGCGGCGAGAGCGACGCCTGGATGCGGGCAGGCGCCCGCGCGGTCGCGGACACGGTCGACGGCGCTCGCTACGCCACCGTCGATGGGCAGGACCACGGCGTCCTCCACCAGCCGGACACCTTGCGCGACCTGCTCACCGGATTCCTCAGGTGA
- a CDS encoding epoxide hydrolase family protein codes for MTDIEQFRIDIPQSDLDDLTDRLARTRWPSALPGAEWSRGVPVAYLKDLAEYWRDGYDWRAWEKQLNEFPQYLTEIDGQRVHFLHVRSPEPDAIPLIMTHSWPNSIAEFLNVLGPLTDPRAHGLDPSRAFHVVAPSLPGFGFSPFPEPADERPWDIARVARTWAELMSRLGYERYGAHGNDAGALVTPCLAVHAPEHVIGSHITSGLGVPMGDPADFDGLTEQDQADLAGLMERFAGGSGYAPYLTNRPQTLSFGFLDSPVAQLAYLVERFKEFDGWPEGAAPAEPIDRDLLLTNATLYWLTGTGGTSLWPYYEGAAAMPIDQTVVPTGVSHGGPSALRTIATRKNDIVRWADHESPSHMVAMAVPDDVVTELREFFGNIRM; via the coding sequence ATGACCGACATCGAGCAGTTCCGCATCGACATCCCGCAGTCCGATCTGGACGACCTGACCGACCGGCTCGCCCGCACCCGCTGGCCGTCGGCGCTGCCCGGTGCCGAGTGGAGCCGCGGCGTCCCCGTCGCCTACCTCAAGGACCTGGCCGAATACTGGCGAGACGGCTACGACTGGCGTGCGTGGGAGAAGCAGCTCAACGAATTCCCGCAGTACCTCACCGAGATCGACGGCCAGCGCGTGCACTTCCTGCACGTCCGGTCGCCGGAACCGGACGCGATCCCGCTGATCATGACGCACAGCTGGCCCAACTCGATCGCCGAGTTCCTGAACGTACTCGGCCCGCTCACCGACCCGCGAGCCCACGGTCTCGACCCGTCACGCGCCTTCCACGTCGTCGCGCCGTCTCTGCCGGGCTTCGGCTTCTCCCCGTTTCCCGAGCCGGCCGACGAGCGGCCGTGGGACATCGCGCGGGTGGCGCGGACCTGGGCGGAACTGATGAGCCGTCTCGGTTACGAACGGTATGGCGCGCACGGGAACGACGCCGGCGCGCTGGTGACGCCCTGCCTCGCGGTGCACGCGCCTGAGCACGTCATCGGCTCGCACATCACGTCCGGCCTGGGAGTGCCGATGGGCGATCCGGCCGACTTCGACGGGCTCACCGAACAGGATCAGGCCGATCTGGCGGGCCTGATGGAGCGCTTCGCGGGCGGCAGCGGATACGCGCCGTACCTGACGAACCGGCCGCAGACGCTCAGTTTCGGCTTCCTCGATTCGCCGGTCGCGCAGCTGGCGTACCTGGTCGAACGGTTCAAGGAGTTCGACGGCTGGCCCGAAGGCGCGGCGCCCGCCGAGCCGATCGACCGCGACCTGCTGCTCACCAACGCGACGCTGTACTGGCTGACCGGGACCGGTGGCACCTCGCTGTGGCCGTACTACGAGGGAGCGGCCGCGATGCCGATCGACCAGACCGTGGTGCCGACCGGCGTCTCCCACGGCGGGCCGTCCGCGCTGCGCACGATCGCCACCCGCAAGAACGACATCGTGCGCTGGGCGGATCACGAGAGCCCCAGCCATATGGTCGCGATGGCCGTCCCGGACGACGTGGTGACCGAACTCCGCGAATTCTTCGGAAATATCCGGATGTGA
- a CDS encoding polysaccharide lyase 8 family protein, with protein sequence MSGFGHFDRRTALRGGAAAAASVALTTALASPSSARPAAPGSASIVTGYRELQIGINRPSAERTAALANLDRVAKAYHDSMTVGGGPLWKDLPLGPGSEFTTSMYARLRAIAVNWGTSGGALAGDPAVLARIKGALELLYTSDQYSEKTAEIGNWYTYEIGIPLYLLHILATVADELTEDELAKYLKPVLKFSGDPNRRTNNPSVVETGANRADKSTISIVSGAMLGDVERIKRGVGAFTDVEGGGAASVIAKLHRAAGDGFHTDGSFLQHDSVPYPGHYGIILLTAVASAIHVTKGTEFALPADVREATYALVSDTFAPFVYAGALMESVRGRFLSRQGESAHDIGHQLTGAVVLLARSASGKRKEELGGLAAKWITEDTFAPYLEIPDPERFAPGPDLVGIPGIEFAQELLATKIRPAPTVATHRVFGQQDRMVHITEGWSASLGVASTRISRYESINSMNLHGWYVGDGSLYLFLPKAKGHFTDAYWPTVDALAPPGTTTKSGPPPKLESVPLTSKDHCGGVRWDARHGAHALDFISQDGTLTAKKSWFFTPSGVLCLGAGITDSSGERIRTTIENRNLGENGSGVLLADGHLVDGSESLRRRRWLHLEKVGGYVLLDDAEVTALREDRTGTWRDIDKGANTKGTTVPYTRRYQKLVIEHGAKPSNASYAYAVLPTASVLETIASAWSWRVRSNTATVQAVRLWDATLLANFFAAGSVDEVSVSGPASVALGRTRDGWRMAVSDPTQRQEVLRVTVRRKTVEVPVKDTFGATQVVRV encoded by the coding sequence ATGTCCGGATTCGGTCACTTCGACAGGAGAACGGCTTTGAGGGGAGGCGCGGCAGCGGCCGCTTCGGTGGCGCTCACGACCGCTCTCGCGAGCCCTTCGTCAGCGCGGCCCGCGGCTCCGGGTTCGGCCTCCATCGTCACCGGCTATCGCGAACTGCAGATCGGGATCAACCGGCCCTCGGCGGAACGCACCGCCGCGCTGGCGAACCTGGACCGGGTCGCGAAGGCCTACCACGACAGCATGACGGTCGGCGGTGGTCCACTGTGGAAAGACCTCCCGCTCGGTCCCGGCAGCGAGTTCACGACGTCGATGTACGCGCGGCTCCGCGCGATCGCGGTCAACTGGGGGACCTCGGGAGGCGCGCTGGCAGGCGATCCCGCCGTGCTCGCCCGGATCAAGGGCGCGCTGGAACTGCTGTACACCAGCGATCAGTACAGCGAGAAGACCGCCGAGATCGGCAACTGGTACACCTACGAGATCGGCATCCCGCTCTACCTGCTGCACATCCTCGCGACGGTCGCCGACGAACTGACCGAGGACGAACTCGCCAAGTACCTGAAGCCGGTGCTGAAGTTCTCCGGCGACCCGAACCGCCGCACCAACAACCCGAGCGTCGTCGAGACCGGCGCCAACCGCGCGGACAAGTCGACGATCTCCATCGTCTCCGGCGCGATGCTCGGCGACGTCGAACGGATCAAGCGGGGCGTCGGCGCGTTCACCGACGTCGAAGGCGGGGGAGCGGCGAGTGTCATCGCCAAACTCCACCGCGCGGCGGGCGACGGTTTCCACACCGACGGCTCGTTCCTGCAGCACGACTCGGTGCCGTATCCCGGGCATTACGGGATCATCCTGCTCACCGCGGTCGCGTCCGCCATCCACGTCACCAAGGGCACGGAGTTCGCGCTGCCCGCCGACGTGCGCGAGGCGACGTACGCGCTGGTCTCCGACACGTTCGCGCCGTTCGTCTACGCGGGGGCGCTGATGGAGTCGGTCCGCGGCCGGTTCCTTTCGCGGCAAGGGGAATCCGCGCACGACATCGGGCACCAGCTCACCGGCGCCGTGGTCCTGCTGGCGCGGTCGGCGAGCGGGAAGCGCAAGGAAGAGCTCGGCGGCCTCGCCGCGAAGTGGATCACCGAAGACACTTTCGCGCCGTACCTCGAAATTCCCGATCCCGAACGGTTCGCGCCGGGGCCGGACCTCGTCGGCATCCCCGGCATCGAGTTCGCACAGGAGTTGCTGGCGACGAAGATCCGGCCGGCACCGACGGTCGCGACGCATCGCGTTTTCGGCCAGCAGGACCGGATGGTGCACATCACCGAAGGCTGGTCGGCCTCGCTCGGCGTCGCCTCGACCCGGATTTCGCGGTACGAGTCGATCAACTCGATGAACCTGCACGGCTGGTACGTCGGCGACGGTTCGCTGTATCTGTTCCTGCCCAAGGCGAAGGGCCATTTCACCGACGCCTACTGGCCGACGGTCGACGCGCTGGCGCCGCCGGGCACCACCACCAAGAGCGGTCCGCCCCCGAAGCTGGAGTCGGTGCCGCTGACGAGCAAGGATCACTGCGGTGGTGTCCGCTGGGACGCGCGGCACGGCGCGCACGCCCTCGACTTCATCTCCCAAGACGGCACATTGACCGCGAAGAAGTCGTGGTTCTTCACGCCGTCGGGGGTGCTGTGCCTCGGTGCCGGGATCACCGACTCCTCCGGTGAGCGGATCCGCACCACGATCGAGAACCGCAACCTCGGCGAGAACGGCTCCGGTGTCCTGCTGGCCGATGGCCATCTCGTCGACGGCTCGGAGTCCCTGCGGCGCAGGCGATGGCTGCATCTGGAGAAGGTCGGCGGCTACGTCCTGCTCGACGACGCCGAGGTCACCGCGCTGCGCGAGGACCGGACGGGGACCTGGCGCGACATCGACAAGGGCGCCAACACCAAGGGCACCACGGTGCCGTACACGCGGCGCTACCAGAAGCTGGTCATCGAACACGGGGCCAAGCCGTCGAACGCGAGCTACGCCTACGCCGTCCTTCCCACCGCGTCGGTGCTGGAGACGATCGCCTCGGCCTGGTCGTGGCGTGTGCGGTCCAACACCGCGACCGTGCAGGCCGTCCGGCTGTGGGACGCGACCCTCCTGGCGAACTTCTTCGCCGCGGGCTCCGTCGACGAGGTGTCGGTGTCCGGTCCGGCGTCGGTGGCGCTCGGGCGGACCCGCGACGGCTGGCGGATGGCCGTTTCGGACCCGACGCAGCGGCAGGAAGTCCTGCGCGTGACCGTGCGGCGGAAGACCGTCGAGGTGCCGGTGAAGGACACGTTCGGCGCCACGCAGGTCGTCCGCGTTTAG
- a CDS encoding aldehyde dehydrogenase (NADP(+)) produces the protein MSQATDPATLEQILAAAADAAGTTAAATPAQRAGWLNAAADALDAAADELIALASRETHLPASPRLQGELKRTTFQLRLFGEVLADGAFLGVTVDHADAAWPMGPRPDIRRLLTPIGPVLVFAASNFPFAFSVAGGDTASALAAGCPVVLKAHSGHPELSARTGDVLREALVGAGAPEGIFAVIQGQQNGVTALKDPRIQAASFTGSVPGGRALFDIATSRPSPIPFYGELGSVNPVVVTRAAIDARGEAIAKGYAGSFTLGAGQFCTKPGLLFLPEGHGLEDTLREAVAAIPAQPMLNERIAAGFADGLAKLSDVAGVEVLSESGGAEGISHGATLLATTAKAFLADADTVREECFGPASLIVTYADQDELISLLGVMEPGLTATIQGEESDVDWIRPVLPSLTRVAGRLLWNDWPTGVTVTWAQEHGGPYPATTAPTSTSVGTAAIERFLRPVAWQGFPDALLPEPLQENNPWDLPRRIDGKRQ, from the coding sequence ATGAGCCAGGCAACGGATCCCGCCACGCTCGAACAGATCCTCGCGGCCGCCGCCGATGCGGCAGGCACGACGGCGGCCGCGACCCCAGCCCAGCGCGCCGGATGGCTGAACGCCGCCGCGGACGCCCTCGACGCGGCCGCCGACGAGCTGATCGCGCTGGCCAGCCGGGAGACGCATCTCCCGGCCTCGCCGCGACTGCAGGGAGAGCTGAAGCGCACGACTTTCCAGCTGCGCCTGTTCGGCGAGGTGCTGGCCGACGGCGCGTTCCTCGGCGTCACCGTCGACCACGCGGACGCCGCGTGGCCGATGGGACCGCGGCCGGACATCCGGCGGCTGCTCACCCCGATCGGGCCGGTGCTGGTGTTCGCCGCCAGCAACTTCCCGTTCGCGTTCAGTGTCGCGGGCGGGGACACCGCGTCCGCGCTGGCCGCCGGTTGCCCGGTCGTGCTCAAGGCGCACTCGGGGCACCCGGAGCTGTCCGCCCGCACCGGCGACGTCCTGCGTGAAGCGCTGGTCGGGGCCGGCGCGCCGGAAGGGATCTTCGCGGTCATCCAGGGCCAGCAGAACGGCGTCACGGCGCTGAAGGACCCGAGGATCCAGGCGGCGTCGTTCACCGGTTCGGTGCCGGGCGGGCGCGCGCTGTTCGACATCGCGACCTCGCGGCCGTCGCCGATCCCGTTCTACGGTGAACTCGGCAGCGTCAACCCGGTCGTCGTCACGCGGGCCGCGATCGACGCGCGCGGTGAAGCGATCGCCAAGGGCTACGCGGGTTCGTTCACCCTCGGTGCCGGCCAGTTCTGCACCAAGCCGGGGCTGCTGTTCCTGCCCGAGGGCCACGGCCTCGAAGACACGCTGCGCGAGGCCGTCGCGGCGATCCCGGCGCAGCCGATGCTCAACGAGCGTATCGCGGCCGGATTCGCCGACGGGCTGGCGAAGCTGAGCGACGTCGCCGGTGTCGAGGTGCTGTCGGAATCCGGTGGCGCGGAAGGGATCTCGCACGGTGCGACCCTGCTCGCCACCACCGCCAAGGCCTTCCTGGCCGACGCCGACACCGTCCGCGAGGAATGCTTCGGCCCCGCGTCGCTGATCGTCACCTACGCAGATCAGGACGAACTGATCAGCCTGCTCGGCGTGATGGAACCCGGCCTCACCGCGACCATCCAGGGTGAAGAGTCCGATGTGGACTGGATCCGTCCGGTGCTCCCGTCGCTGACCCGGGTCGCCGGTCGTCTGCTGTGGAACGACTGGCCGACCGGGGTCACGGTCACCTGGGCACAGGAACACGGTGGTCCCTACCCGGCGACCACCGCGCCGACCAGCACCTCGGTCGGCACCGCCGCGATCGAGCGGTTCCTGCGACCGGTCGCCTGGCAGGGCTTCCCCGACGCGCTGCTGCCAGAACCGTTGCAGGAGAACAACCCGTGGGACCTGCCCCGCAGGATCGACGGGAAACGCCAGTAA
- a CDS encoding glucarate dehydratase family protein, with amino-acid sequence MKVLDVVLTPVAFADPPLLNAMGVHEPFALRGVVQLICEDGVVGLGESYGDLAFLDQVRKVLPELKGHDVFDLPGLRRKVATTLGEVVFADAHGLTGGFSVSKTVASVYSLFEVAALDAQGHYLGRPVVDLLGGKARDAVDFSAYLFYKFGAHLGAEEDSWGEVTTPDALVGEARRMVEEYGFGSIKLKGGAFDPDQEMDGIRALADAFPDHPLRIDPNAAWTVETGIRVAEELDGVLEYLEDPTPGIEGMARVAEKANMPLATNMCVVRFADIEPAFRQRAVGVILSDHHYWGGLRDTQALSTTAECFDVGLSMHSNSHLGISLAAMVHVAAATPHLTYACDTHWPWKTADVIAPGALEFVDGAVAVPDKPGLGVELDPDALARAHEDYVRSGQTKRDDVTYMRKFVGSFEPNTARW; translated from the coding sequence ATGAAGGTTCTCGACGTCGTCCTGACCCCGGTCGCCTTCGCCGACCCCCCGCTGCTCAACGCGATGGGCGTGCACGAGCCCTTCGCGCTGCGCGGTGTCGTCCAGCTGATCTGCGAGGACGGCGTGGTCGGCCTCGGCGAGTCCTACGGTGACCTCGCGTTCCTCGACCAGGTCCGGAAGGTGCTCCCGGAACTGAAGGGGCACGATGTGTTCGACCTTCCCGGCCTCCGCCGGAAGGTCGCCACCACCCTCGGCGAAGTCGTCTTCGCCGACGCGCACGGGCTCACCGGCGGCTTCTCCGTCAGCAAGACCGTCGCCAGCGTGTACTCGCTGTTCGAGGTGGCCGCGCTCGACGCGCAGGGCCACTACCTCGGCAGGCCCGTGGTGGACCTGCTCGGCGGCAAGGCGCGCGACGCCGTCGACTTCTCCGCGTACCTCTTCTACAAGTTCGGCGCCCACCTCGGCGCCGAGGAGGACTCGTGGGGCGAAGTGACCACGCCGGACGCGCTCGTCGGCGAGGCACGCCGCATGGTGGAGGAGTACGGCTTCGGCTCCATCAAGCTCAAGGGCGGCGCCTTCGACCCCGACCAGGAGATGGACGGGATCCGCGCGCTCGCGGACGCGTTCCCGGACCACCCGCTCCGCATCGACCCGAACGCGGCGTGGACCGTCGAGACCGGGATCCGGGTCGCCGAAGAACTCGACGGTGTCCTGGAGTATCTCGAAGACCCGACGCCGGGCATCGAGGGCATGGCGCGGGTCGCGGAGAAGGCGAACATGCCGCTGGCCACGAACATGTGCGTCGTGCGCTTCGCGGACATCGAGCCGGCGTTCCGGCAGCGAGCGGTCGGCGTAATACTTTCGGACCATCATTACTGGGGTGGCCTGCGGGACACCCAAGCCCTGTCGACCACGGCGGAATGCTTCGACGTGGGGCTGTCCATGCATTCGAACAGTCATCTCGGGATCAGTCTGGCCGCTATGGTGCACGTGGCCGCGGCGACGCCGCACCTGACCTACGCCTGCGACACCCACTGGCCGTGGAAGACGGCCGACGTCATCGCCCCGGGTGCGCTGGAGTTCGTCGACGGTGCGGTCGCGGTGCCCGACAAGCCCGGCCTCGGGGTCGAACTCGACCCCGACGCGCTGGCGCGGGCCCATGAAGACTATGTCCGAAGTGGACAGACCAAACGGGATGACGTGACCTATATGCGGAAGTTCGTCGGAAGCTTCGAACCGAATACGGCACGGTGGTGA
- a CDS encoding 5-dehydro-4-deoxyglucarate dehydratase produces the protein MAQPKIELDGLLAFPLTPFTEGLELNLDAFAETVESHVAAGAGALFVACGTGEFSSLSPDEHAAILRKAREVVAGRVPVWVGAGGGAASARAGIAAAEAGGADGVLLLPPYLVTGPPSGLVDHVRYAVGDSSIPVIVYHRSTGVFTPDSAVELLGIPSVVGIKDGFGDVELMSRIITTIRSVGTDRAKDFLFFNGLPTAEVSARAYAAVGVARYSSAVHCFAPEIAARFHRALAENDDAVMEALLAGFYLPLVALRDEGKGFAVSLVKAAARLRGDKVGSVRPPLVEPTADQIARLEKIIDDGFAVLKSVEAGA, from the coding sequence ATGGCACAGCCCAAGATCGAACTCGACGGCCTACTGGCGTTCCCCTTGACCCCCTTCACCGAGGGGCTGGAACTCAACCTCGACGCGTTCGCGGAAACCGTCGAGAGCCACGTGGCCGCCGGAGCCGGTGCGCTGTTCGTCGCCTGCGGTACGGGCGAATTCAGCTCGCTGTCCCCGGACGAGCACGCAGCGATCCTGCGCAAGGCTCGTGAGGTCGTGGCCGGGCGTGTGCCCGTGTGGGTCGGCGCGGGCGGAGGCGCGGCGTCGGCCCGTGCCGGGATCGCGGCGGCGGAGGCGGGCGGCGCGGACGGCGTCCTCCTCCTGCCGCCATACCTGGTGACCGGCCCGCCGTCCGGTCTGGTGGACCACGTCCGGTACGCCGTCGGGGACTCCTCGATCCCGGTGATCGTCTACCACCGTTCCACCGGCGTGTTCACCCCGGACTCGGCCGTGGAACTGCTCGGCATCCCGTCGGTGGTCGGCATCAAGGACGGCTTCGGCGACGTCGAACTCATGAGCCGGATCATCACCACGATCCGCTCCGTCGGCACCGACCGGGCCAAGGATTTCCTGTTCTTCAACGGTCTTCCGACGGCGGAGGTCTCCGCGCGCGCCTACGCCGCGGTCGGCGTGGCGCGGTACTCCTCGGCAGTGCACTGCTTCGCCCCCGAGATCGCGGCCCGCTTCCACCGCGCGCTCGCGGAGAACGACGACGCCGTCATGGAGGCGCTGCTCGCCGGGTTCTACCTGCCGCTGGTGGCGCTGCGGGACGAAGGGAAGGGCTTCGCCGTGTCACTGGTCAAGGCCGCCGCGCGCCTGCGGGGTGACAAGGTCGGCTCGGTCCGGCCGCCGCTGGTCGAGCCCACCGCGGACCAGATCGCCCGCCTGGAGAAGATCATCGACGACGGGTTCGCCGTCCTCAAGTCCGTCGAGGCCGGTGCCTGA